The following are encoded together in the Plasmodium malariae genome assembly, chromosome: 1 genome:
- the PmUG01_01021100 gene encoding Cg7 protein, putative produces MDSEEIVCANVNLKFYIFKSIEKDENCLCNNFTISLADVNDIESSNSSKGYFIKKLHDILKKKKRNEYECIINGTITEIANFLFQHCELFVQIKKDDDDFRNNIVNDKINNNSDDLDISSCYQNDEKKGELGKNKKKKKNKIHLLRSVDIHDNINFENDNIYFKCLFKDLINDFEHFENNKYENISNFYISNDLIFSICLKLEEHLIDRNDLEKCKLHDHNKNNVFFEKYDPKYKHILKLFHFDRIFYLYINFQDYKKQFFLDNTIEIIVGDLVQNLSEKALHLDSSNNSTQKNDSGAPKNCGSNHFYRMMYADKDDNAADIRSAFNIGCHYSLILIDNVKELNDYFCINDMYINFNKEKLEIEKKGIFSPTCNTNGTYNTNRNGTNSKGNNNSNSNINNGSSNNSGNSEAWTCYKNFKKITYDLTTSTSRVPSLNFKASVISIFLNSDGYNTNDKLLNSIDYSLCSLPPNCSNINGSCNNNSVYHKQAVYHSGEAYHSEAPYHSEAPYHNEAPYHNEAPYHNDGTNSKANFFYPKEQFKRTNDNFIWCEFFLSVQSCHVLELSNIYSEKRKDKQSEFFIKINSNLFQQKFESSLHAFQENKQIELNNCNVSHNVDLREEDILSYFENKIINFELSVKEKDIDIISIGSGELRLNMVIDELTDIIKERSFEKYYKYNFTIPLHLNVFKEKYLTSELNTEVFFNLKESDKAVEKEGVARKAMCGIATRRKTTSTDNRKNVLGIESKSFSRDKIPSNIYEFKMWKEQEEVNMKEELKKKEEILVRKFTRKYDLMEKERKNEFEIKRNELKEIIIHMKEQQINMISHNNIVISKDKELNEEIHILEKKLKKIKFAYEKSLYLFKQNLRKNNLSESMIKENNELRMNYHNLSKKIKTLQKENDRMNYILKRYNSKDNAIISNTYFEKLKDELQHLKEYKDKTKEAHNDELNENLINYIESIQKNRKKILQIITNFTIQLEHIYDLTHNEILEDKFHSIIEEINQMKSIIDEELQVESVLPGVSPALLKTGKMHGEEHTGKRESVTVSCTKVGSGQVRSSKNGSGKVGSGMIGGGNVGISKAIRGNIRLGKNVCGASPQTSKHKIGENNPADKDPKHQMYLKKGAMKEKNLYGREKLTKLVGEKINKTNFTMRNETENGSKQKTKNANAKIVENLKSEINRLIDTGIYNEDDQIIINMKKKLNTLLMSC; encoded by the exons ATGGACTCCGAAGAAATTGTGTGTGCAAACGTGAActtgaaattttatatttttaagagtATAGAAAAGGATGAAAATTGTTTATGTAATAACTTTACAATAAGTTTAGCAGATGTTAATGATATTGAATCAAGTAACAGTTCGAAGGGgtactttataaaaaagcttcacgacattttaaaaaaaaaaaagagaaacgAATATGAATGTATAATCAACGGCACAATAACAGAAATAGCAAATTTTCTATTTCAACACTGTGAACTGTTTGTACAAATAAAGAAGGACGACGATGATTTTAGAAATAACATTgttaatgataaaataaataataacagcGACGATTTGGACATTTCCTCTTGTTATCAAAATgacgaaaaaaaaggagagtTGGGGAAGAataagaagaagaagaagaataaGATCCATTTACTAAGAAGTGTAGATATacatgataatataaattttgaaaatgataacatatattttaaatgtttatttaaagATCTAATAAACGATTTTGAgcattttgaaaataataaatatgaaaacataagtaatttttatataagcaatgatttaatattttccatatGTTTGAAATTAGAAGAACATTTAATAGATAGAAACGATCTGGAAAAGTGTAAGCTCCACGATCATAACAAGAATAACGTCTTTTTTGAAAAGTATGATCCTAAGTATAAAcacatattaaaattatttcattttgatcgtattttttatttgtatataaattttcaagaTTATAAGAAGCAATTCTTTCTGGATAATACGATAGAGATTATTGTAGGTGATTTGGTACAAAATTTGAGTGAAAAGGCATTACATTTagatagtagtaataatagcacacaaaaaaatgattCTGGTGCACCTAAGAATTGTGGATCGAATCATTTCTATAGAATGATGTATGCTGATAAGGATGACAATGCAGCGGATATACGAAGCGCCTTCAACATAGGTTGTCATTACTCTCTAATACTAATTGACAATGTGAAGGAGTTGAACGACTATTTTTGCATTAatgatatgtatataaattttaataaagaaaagttAGAGATAGAAAAGAAGGGAATTTTTTCACCTACATGCAACACAAACGGTACATACAACACAAATAGGAATGGAACTAATAGTAaaggtaataataacagtaatagtaacatCAATAAtggtagtagtaataatagtggTAATTCCGAAGCTTGGACTTGctataaaaatttcaaaaagaTTACCTACGATTTAACCACATCTACCAGTAGAGTACCCAGCCTAAATTTTAAAGCTAGTGTTATTTCGATTTTTCTAAATTCGGATGGGTATAATACAAATGATAAGCTCTTAAACTCCATTGATTACAGTCTCTGTTCTCTACCTCCAAATTGTAGTAACATCAATGGTTCGTGTAACAACAACTCCGTTTATCATAAGCAAGCAGTTTATCATAGCGGCGAGGCATATCATAGCGAAGCACCATATCATAGCGAAGCACCATATCATAACGAAGCACCATATCATAACGAAGCACCATATCATAACGACGGAACAAATTCGAAGGCGAACTTCTTCTATCCTAAGGAGCAGTTTAAGCGCACAAACGACAACTTTATCTGGTGCGAATTTTTCTTATCAGTCCAAAGTTGTCATGTTTTGGAGCTAAGTAATATTTACTCAGAGAAGAGAAAAGATAAGCAGAGTGagtttttcataaaaataaattccaACTTATTTCAGCAGAAATTTGAGTCTTCCTTGCATGCATTTCAGGAGAACAAGCAG ATCGAACTGAACAACTGCAATGTCAGTCACAACGTTGATTTGAGAGAAGAAGACATCCTAAGTTATTTcgaaaacaaaattattaattttgagTTATCagtaaaagaaaaggatATCGATATTATAAGTATAGGTTCAGGAGAGTTACGCCTGAATATGGTGATAGATGAACTCACAGACATAATTAAAGAAAGGAGCTTTGaaaagtattataaatataatttcacAATCCCTCTACATTTGAATGTATTTAAAGAGAAATACTTAACGTCTGAGTTGAACACTGAGGTGTTTTTCAATCTTAAGGAGAGTGACAAAGCTGTAGAAAAGGAAGGGGTAGCTAGGAAAGCGATGTGTGGTATAGCGACAAGACGTAAAACCACCAGCACGGATAACAGGAAAAACGTTTTGGGAATCGAATCGAAGAGTTTTTCAAGGGACAAAATTCCAAGTAACATTTATGAATTTAAAATGTGGAAGGAGCAGGAAGAAGTTAATATGAAAGAggagttaaaaaaaaaggaagaaatatTGGTTCGAAAATTTACAAGAAAGTATGACCTTATggagaaagaaagaaaaaatgaatttgaaataaaaagaaatgaattaaaagaaattattattcatatgaaagaacaacaaataaatatgataagtcataataatatagtaatatCAAAAGATAAGGAACTAAATGAAGAGATacatattttagaaaaaaaattaaaaaaaataaaatttgcaTATGAAAAGTCTTTATATCTgtttaaacaaaatttacgaaaaaataatttaagtgAAAGTAtgataaaagaaaacaatGAGTTAAGAATGAATTATCATAATTTGTCCAAAAAAATCAAAACACTCCAAAAGGAAAATGATcgaatgaattatattttaaaaagatacAATAGTAAAGACAATGCAATTATTAGTAATACCTACTTTGAAAAACTAAAGGACGAGTTGCAGCATTTAAAAGAGTATAAGGATAAAACCAAAGAAGCACACAATGATGAACTAAATGagaatttaattaattatatagaatccattcaaaaaaatagaaaaaaaatacttcaAATTATAACTAATTTTACCATACAGTTAGAGCATATTTATGACCTAACACACAACGAAATACTTGAAGACAAGTTTCACTCAATCATAGAGGAAATAAACCAAATGAAGTCCATAATTGATGAGGAACTGCAGGTTGAAAGTGTCCTTCCCGGGGTGAGCCCAGCTTTACTAAAAACCGGAAAGATGCACGGTGAAGAGCATACTGGCAAAAGAGAAAGCGTTACTGTTAGCTGCACTAAGGTTGGAAGTGGTCAAGTAAGAAGCAGTAAGAATGGAAGTGGCAAGGTAGGAAGCGGCATGATCGGAGGAGGTAATGTAGGAATTAGTAAAGCTATTCGTGGAAACATCCGACTTGGTAAAAATGTTTGTGGTGCCTCTCCTCAAACGAGCAAACACAAAATTGGTGAAAACAACCCAGCGGATAAGGACCCAAAACATCAGATGTACTTAAAAAAAGGTGCTATGAAGGAAAAGAATCTATATGGTAGGGAAAAGCTAACCAAACTTGTAGGCgagaaaataaacaaaacaaattTCACCATGCGTAATGAAACGGAGAATGGAAGTAAacagaaaacaaaaaacgcCAACGCTAAAATtgttgaaaatttaaaaagtgaaataaaTAGATTAATAGATACAGGAATATATAACGAAGACGaccaaataattataaatatgaaaaaaaagttaaacaCTCTACTTATGAGCTGCTAA
- the PmUG01_01021200 gene encoding conserved Plasmodium protein, unknown function, with amino-acid sequence MEDFNNVHNVDNADYVESTDHVSSPYAKNNINYNAFDEKDVEANQNNANVINSLVGKIISEKYLSDFINEEIFFIGEVVGIEDNKISLKSVNGKCVECVIQDRNFKAHTKYVGIKGTVSDDLKIIETRGVIFLEDINFEIVNEYINIYMQNINSDVFLSSY; translated from the exons atgGAAGACTTTAATAACGTTCATAACGTTGACAATGCTGACTATGTTGAGAGTACTGACCATGTTTCCAGCCCttatgcaaaaaataatataaattacaatgCATTTGATGAAAAGGATGTCGAAGCAAATCAGAATAATGCAAATGTCATTAATAGCTTAGTGGGGAAAATTATATCAGAAAAATACTTGTCtgattttataaatgaagagatattttttataggaGAAGTTGTTGGAATAgaagataataaaattagcCTAAAATCAGTAAATG GCAAATGTGTCGAGTGTGTCATCCAAGACAGGAATTTCAAAGCACATACAAAATACGTAGGCATAAAAGGTACCGTATCAGATgacttaaaaataattgaaacAAGAGGAGTAATATTCTTAGAAGATATTAATTTCGAAATAGTTAAtgagtatataaatatttatatgcaaaatataaactcagatgtttttttatcatcCTACTAG